TTCGATCGCTCCGCGAACGGGAGCAGTCGATGCTTTCGAAATGCGTTCTCTGCTCGACTCAGGGCACCATCGATCTCTGTAGCGGTCGCCGCGTCGAATGTCTCGAGCGTCTCACCCGTCGCGGGGTTTACAGTCGCAATCATGATGAAACGGATTTAGCAGATTGAACGGATCAGGAGCATTTCAGGATTATCTGAGATTCTCACGAGCGCTCTGTCTCTCATCCGTTCAATCTATTCAGATCCGTTTTACTGGTATTGGATGTACATCGGCGGCGGGGTCAGCTTGAGAACTTCGCTCGGCGTGAGGAGCGGCTCGCCTTTCTTCGTATCGTTGTGATAGAACAGCTTGAACCCGGTGAATTGGACCGGATCGGCCTGGACGTAGTCGCGATATGAATCGTACTTGAGCCAGGGGTTCCCCCAGCCGTCCATGTCGATCACCACCTGCACGCGCGGGTCGAGGCGGATGCTCTTCGAGCCGGTGAGCATGTTGCGCGTGAAGCGATGGATGACGAGGACCTTGGGCGGAACGTTGTTGGCTTTAACGATGTCGCTCAGGAAGCGAATCGTGAAGTTCACGTCTTCGGCGTTCATGGTTCCGATCCTGGCGCCGGGCTTGTCGCCGAACTTCATGGAAAATTCGGGGTCGAGGCCAAGGTGAACATTGGGACGCTTGAGGAACCGCACGAGCCTCGGAATCTCCTCCTGCACTGTGGACTTCCCGACCTGCACGTCGAGAAAGAGGAGGGCATTTCGCTGCGCGGCCCACGATGAGACTTTCTCGACGAGAGTATCAGGCATTCGGAGACGATATTTTCCGTCGCGCCCGGGAGCTCCCTGTGCGACTACTACTATAAGATGTAGTGCCGGCTGAACCGGGTGTGCGGGATCGGCCTTGTTCCACGCTGCGACTTCTCTGTCGAGGCGTGCGAGCATCTGATCGGGAGGAAGCTCGCCCAGTATCCCCATTCTCTTCGACAGCGGATTACCGTAGTACGCGACGATGCGCCGGCTCGGAAGGATGGCGCCGGGAAGCGGCGACGCTGTGTTGACGGGCCATCGCGTCTCTTTCATCCCGGCGCGAACCGCTGCGACGAGAGCGAGGCTGTCCTTCTTGCTTCGGCCGGGAACAGAGGAAACGGTGATCGCAGCCCTTGCAGCGGCGGTTGTGTCTTTGACTAGAGCCGAGTCGTTTCGTGCGGCGGGTGCCGCCGGTGCGGCTACGGTGTCGGTCACGGCGACGGGATCGAGCGTCGGCATCGGCGATTGATCAACCGGCGGTGATGTCTTGGCCTCGTTGACTGTACAGCCACCAGCGGCTGTAAGGAGGACGGCAAGAGCGAGCCCCGCCGCGGAGTATCGGGAGTTGAGATGAGTCACTGTCGTTGTGATTGGGGACTGCTGAAACCTAATACGCCCTCATAGTAGCCGGTGCGCAAGGACTGAACGCGTGCCGACAGCGCGCAATGTCACCTCAGCTGGACCACGAGAGGGGGTCCCTGTGGCTTCTCATTGTTCTTGCCGACTTCGATCAGATTGCGCGCCGGCTTTCCGTCGATCTGCAGAAAGAAGCGTAGCTCCAACGGATCCCCGTCGACCTTGAAGCTGAACCCGTCGATATCGTCGTTCGTCAGCGCGCTGAAGACAATCCGGCGATCGCCGTCCTTCTCGATCTTGTCCTGGTCCTTTGTCACAACTACAGGAGCTCGGCCGCGTGTAACCCGGGCCCGGCCGCGAGGACCAACGACCACGCGACGCGCGCGCCCCGGATACAGCACCTTGGACTCCGATTCGACGTCAATTCGCTTGAGCGACTCGAGCTCACCGGCATCGGCTGCCACCGAGCCTGTGAAGCGCCGCATTGCGCCCTTGGTCGTCCAGCGAACGTTCCACTGGTCTCCATCTTTCCAGATGTAATATCCGAGATCGACTCCTTCCGAGAACGCGGGCCGGCCGTCGTACATGGCCGTCTGCGCGTCTGCGCGAGGTGAGTACAGCACGAGTAACGTCGCGGCTAAGAGCAAGGTTGTTCGCATGACAGGAGTCTCCGACTCGAAGGAGGACGCAACGCCGGGCAGCCGCACACATCTGTAATTGGGCGTGCGGGTTTGACGAAACCCCGATTGTGACGCAATAGTGTGATGCTCGGGACCGTGTTGCAAGCGGGCTGTTTGTCCCCCCGGTCTCAAGCCTCGAAGTCGGCCGCCAGCTGCATGATCTCCTGGCGGATTGCCGTGCGTTCGGCGACCAGGCGGAGGTAACCCCAGCGCTGGAATTGCGACACGGCCACAGCTCTCGCGCTGCCGCGCAGCTCGTCGAGTCTCTCGAAGACCAGTAAAGCCACATACCCGCTGATTGGAGCCAGAACGAGCGCTCCGACACCTGCCAAAGCACCAAAGCTGAAACCGACGGCGAGGGCGACTATGATCCAGGCGAGAGGGAACAGCAATGCGCCGGCGATGAGCTTGATCGTCGCGACGATGCCTTCGTCGCCCCGTGACAGTCCGGTCGCGATGAATGCGACCATGCGGTACGCCGGGTAGTTGACGATCGCGCCGATCAGCGCGATTGGAAGGCCGAGTATCAGGACGCCCACTGTCTTGACTGCTTCGCCCATCTGGTGCGCGCCGCGGGCTGCAGCCGGCCTCAGCGTGTGCGGGTCGAGCCCCGTCTCACGCAGCTCTGTCTCATAACGAGTTATGCGTGCCGTGATTGCTGCGAGACGCTCGGGTGCATTTGTGCGAAGCGTCGCATAGCCGGCCATGAATCGCCGGCGCAGCTCGAACTTGTCGACGAGGCGCTCAGCTGCCGCGGGATCCTCGGACGAAAAGACTTCTTCCGCGCGTGCGACGAGCGCCAGTGCTTCGTGCTCGTCGGCCTGAAGCGTGACGTCACTGAGTGCCTGCTCGATGCGCTCCGTCACTGCATGTACAGCGTCGGACGGCGGCTCGCCGTTTGGTTTCAGCGGCGCGGGCGTCACGGAAACCGGCTCACCGAAATAGAGGAGCGCAGAGCTTCGAAAGAGTCTCTTGGCTGTGTAGTAGATCCCGAGCGGTACAATGGTCAGCGGCTCCCCGTCGCTATTCATTGAAGTAGCGCCGAGTGCGATGCGCGCCGCGCCGGTCTTGAGCGGCCGCATTTTCGGATCGTCGTGAGACGCGCCTTCGGGGAAAATGGCGATCACGCCACCGCTGGCGAGAATGGCGCGAGCGCGCTCGAACGTCTGGCGATTCTTTGCCGGATCGAAGCCACCGTCCTGGCGGCGGTAAACGGGAATCGACCCGAGTGCCGTCACGAACCAGCTGATTACCGGCATCTCGAACAGAGGCGCCTTCGCGAGAAACGACACCGGGCGGGGCGACAGGCACAGCAGGAACAGTGGATCGATGAGGCCGTTAGGGTGATTCACGGCAAGCATTACCGGGCCATCTCGCGGAACGCGATCGATGCCGGATATCTCGATCCGTGGAAAGAACACGCGCAGGATCACGCGCAGGACGGAGCTGATAACTCTTCTCATTGCTGAACGTTACGATCCGGTGTGGACGCTCGCATACGTAGGGCTACGTAGCACATGGTGGCCACAGCCAGTGTAGGGAATTCCCCTTCGGCACCGTCGCGTTCCCTCACAGGAAAATCCGCACTCCTCCCACAAAGATTAGTTGAAGCCCGACATTGCGGCGGATTTCTGAATCATACCTTGATCGCAGCTTCGAACACCTGCCTGCGACAACAGGAGAATTCAGATGATCGTCAAATTTTTTCTAGTTCCGTTACTCACCATCGCCGCGACTGCCACATTCGTTCGAGCCCAAGGCACAGATGGCCTCAGCCTCGAGCTGCGCCCGGGTAGCGAGCTCTCGTTCGAGGGAACGTCCACTCTCCACGGGTTCACCTGCAAGACGACAAAGCTCCAGGCTACGGTGCAGGTGGACGGCGGCTACAGCGAAACTCGGCTCTCACAGCTGCACCGACCGCTCAAGACCGTCGAAATCGTGATTCCGGTCAAGAGCCTGACGTGCGGCAACAAGGGCCTCGAAGAGAACATGCGCAAGACCCTCAAGGCCGATCGCTATCCGGACATCCGTTACGAGCTGTCCACCTACGAGATCCCGGCGACCTCGGTCACCGACAACGGTCTCACACTCAAGGCGGTTGGAAAGGTGACGGTCGCAGGGAAGGAGAACACGATCGAAATGCTGATCAAGGCGGAGCGTCTCGCGGACGGGAGTGCAAGAGCAACTGCAACCCAGTCTCTCCAGATGACCGACTTCGGCATCAAGCCTCCGGTATTCATGCTCGGCACGCTCAGGACCGGCAACAAGATCGTGGTTTCGTTCAAGCTCGTGGCAAGCCCGCGGACGCTGGCATCGCTCGGCTTCCCGAATCAGTGACAGCCTTAACCAAAGCACAGTCTCGACGCAATCAATCTCAATAATCCAACAGGAGTGCACGATGAAACGCTCGAATACTTATCTCGTCTCGGTCGCGCTGGTTCTTGCAGCCGCAATTCCGGCAGCTGCCCAGGAGCTGGCCCGGGTCGCCGTTGTCACAGACTCGCCGGAGGTCATGGCGCCGGCACCCGACACCGCGAAAACAGTGAAGGCGCCGCGCTTCGCGCCGCCGCCAATCGAGATCCAGTATTTTCGCCCGCAGGATCGTCGCGGTCTCAACGTGTTCGAAGCGCCGAAGGAAGAAGGCGCTCCCTACACCGGCTTCAAGCTCAGCTGGGGCGCTGCATTTACTCAGCAGTACCAGTCGCTGAAGCACAGCAACGCCGCCAGCCCGAAGCTGGTGACCACTGCCGGCGTAAGCACTGACGCGAACAAGCTGATCGAGATTGGATCGGGCTTCAACAACGCAGTAGCCAATCTCTACTTGAATGCGCAGCTGGCCCGCGGCATTCGCGTTTCACTCAACACCAATCTTTCGTCGCGGCACCACAGCGAGACCTGGGTAAACGACGGGTTCCTGCTGATCGACGCCTCTCCGTTCGATGTCAACGCGCTCAACACGCTCATGAAGTACCTCACGCTGCGCGTCGGGCACTTCGACATCAATTATGGTGATGCGCACTTCCGTCGCAGCGCGAACGGCAACGCGATGTACAACCCGTTCGTCGGCAACTACATCATGGATGCCTACACCACCGAGATCGGCGCCGAGGCATATCTGCGCTCCAACGGCTGGCTGGCGATGGCGGGAATGACGGGTGGAGAGATCCGCGGCCAGGTCACGAAGCCCAAGGACCGCTCGATGACGTACCTCACCAAGCTCGGCTGGGACAAGCAGCTCAGCTCGGACCTGCGTGTGCGTGTGACTGGTTCGTCCTATGCCAAGTCAAAATCGGTGAGCAACACCTTGTTCAGTGGTGATCGCGCGGGCTCGCGATATTATAGCGTGCTCGAGAACACCACGTCGACGGAGTCGGCACAGGCCTGGTCGGGCGCCATAAACCCCGGCTTCAAGAGCTCCGTGCACGCGATCGTCTTCAACCCATTCGTGAAATTCCGCGGCCTCGAGCTGTTCGGCAACGTCGAGCGGGCCAAGGGAAGAGCAGCCACTGAGCTGACGGATCGCACGTGGCGCCAGAACGTTGGCGAAGCGGTCTATCGGTTCCTCGATCAGCAGCTATATGTGGGCGGCCGTTACAACACGGCGAAGGGTGACCTCGTCGGCATGCCGAATGACGTGAAGGTGCAGCGGTATCAGCTTGGCGGCGGATGGTTCATCACGCCCAACGTGCTGATGAAGGGCGAGTATGTAAACCAGAAGTACCTCGACTTCCCGAGCACCGATATTCGCAGCGGTGGGAAGTTCAAGGGACTGATGGTTGAAGGAGTAGTTGCCTTCTTTCCTGCGTGGTTGGCAGCGTAAAATGGAACGTGCTTCCTTCGCCCACTTTGCTTACCGCCCAGATTCGCCCGCCGTGGGCCTCGATAATTCCACGGGTGATTGTCAGCCCGAGCCCCGCTCCTTCGCGATCGGTTCTTCGGGATTGCCAGAAGCGATCGAAAGCGTGGGAGAGCTGCTCCTCGTTCATACCCGGACCTCGATCAATTACAGACACCTCGACGTGATCGTCCCGTCGCTCAGCCCTCACATCGATCGAGCTCTCTGGAGGCGAAAACTTCACGGAGTTGCCGATCAGATTCGATAGAGCCTGACGTATGCGCTCCCGATCCACGGAGACCATTGGCAAGCCACGCTCGGTGGAGAATTGAAGGCTTATCGACTTTGCGCTTGCGATGGGATTCAGCGTTCCGAACGCATCGGAAAGCAGATCGCTGACATCGGTCGGAGCGGTCTCGATCTTCAAGCGGCCGGCCTCGATCCTCGTGACGTCGAGCAAATCGCGAATCAGCGAGTCCATCTGCTCAGACGCCTGACGGATGATTGTCGAATACTCGATGACGTCGAGCGGAAGAGGGAAGCTTCGTTCGGTTCCGAGAATCGCACCGGTTAGCATCTTCACCGCGTTGACGGGGTTCCGGAGGTCGTGCGACACTATGCCGATCATATCGTCGCGCGCGCGGAGACCGAGAGTCACCTGCTCATGAAGCCGGGCGTTGTCGATGGCCAGTGCGGCGCGGCGACTCGTGTCTTCGGCGAGCACTACGTCGTCAGGGTCGAGCTTTCGCCGTCGCGTATAGAGCTCCATTACTCCCAGCAGCTGGTCTCGCGCCACGAGCGGCAGAACGAGCGCTGAAGCGGCGGCACCGTCGGAGAAGATAGGGCCGGACTCGCCCAGCATGGCTGCCAGCCGCGGCTCCGCGGTTTCCGAATTCGGAATCGAGAAAACCTTTCCTGTGCGAATCACTTCAGCGACGGGGTGTGACCCTCTCAGGTCGACGGGTGATTCGACACGCAGCATCTGCAGTTGCTCGGCACGCGGCGCATCGACATGCGCGGCCGCAACTCCGTGAAACGTGCCGCCGTGGAAGACACTGACAATAGCCGCATCTGCCAGTGTGGGCACCGCAATGCGCGCAGCGCTGCTGACGGTTTCGGCAGTGCCGAGTGACAAGGCCAGGACCTCGCCCGCTTCGGCCAGAAACCGCTGGTTCTGCTCGGCCCGCCGTCTGAAGGTGATGTCACGCAGGACGACAGAATAAACGCGGTTAGGCCCGCTCCCCAGGTGAGAGATAGCCGCTTCAGCTGGAAATTCCTCGCCGCTCTTTCGCAGACCGGAGATCTCATTGCGCTCTCCCATCCGGCGGGCCTGGACGGTTGACTGGCCGAAGCGTCTCACATGATCGCGATGAGTCGAGCGATAGCGGGCGGGAATCAGCAATTCGATCGGCTGGCCCAGCGCTTCCTCGCGGTCATAGCCGAAGATCCGCTCCGCACCTTCGTTGAAGAACGTAATCCGCTGAGCCTCATCGATGCAGATGATCGCATCTGCCGAGATTACCGCAATTCCGGCGAGAACTGCGTCGGCGACGGGGTCAGAGACGCCCATTAGCGGGATTTGTAGGGATTTCCACCACGGCTCGATAAAGGTATTGAGCGAAAGGTTCCGCAGTCCACCCGACAGTTGCTCCAGACTGTGAATCGTAGGTTGAGTGAACCCGAAGGCGACTACGATTGAGCACAACCATCGAGCGAGAAATGACCGAAAAATCCACGTCCATCGATAACATCGTCAGGGAGATCTCTACCAGGCGCGGCTTTCTGAAGCGTGCTGCGGTCACTGCGATTGCGGGCGGCGCAGTAGCTGCTTGCAAGGAAGGCAGCGCGCAGAAAGTGGCCCGGACGGAGGGCGGCTCTTCTCTGACGCCGAAGCCAGCAGCCGGCCCGGCGCTCAGCGCCGCGGAAATGATGGATAACATGCACGAAGCCGGAGTGAAGGCCTTTCCTGCGAAGACCGCGGGCAAGGGTAATCAGCCACTCGCGCCCCGGATCGAAAAAGGCGTCAAGATCTTCGAGCTCACGGCCGAGAAAATTCAGTGGGAGACAGCGCCCGGCCAGAAGGTCGAAGCCTGGGCGTACAATGGACAGGTTCCGGGACCGCAGATCCGCGTACGCGAGGGAGACCGCGTGCGATTTATCCTGCACAACAAGCTCGAGCAGTCGACCGCCGTACACTTTCATGGACTCGAGCTTCCAAACGACGTGGACGGCGTTCCGTTCATCACTCAGCCACCTGTGAAGCCGGGCCAGAGCTACACCTATGAATTTACCGTTCCTATCGGGAATCATGGCTCGCACATGTACCACTCGCATCACAACGCCGCTCAGCAGGTAGGGCTCGGACTGCTCGGCGCCTTTCTCGTCGACCCGAAGAATCCGTCGAAGATCGAGCGAGCGGATGTGGACTACACACTCATTCTCAACGACGGTGCGCACGGCTACACCTGCAACGGGAAGGGTTTTCCGGCGACAGAGCCGCTGAAGGTAAAGACGGGCCAGAAGCTCCGTATCCGCTTCATGAATGAAGGGATGATGATCCATCCAATGCATCTTCACGGCATGCACATGACCGTGATCGCCAAAGACGGGTGGGCGGTGCCCGCTCCGTGGAAGTGTGACACGCTGAATGTCGCTCCCGGCGAGCGCTGGGACGTGATTGTGAACTGCAAGGCGCCGGGCGTCTGGGCGTTCCACTGCCACATCCTCCCGCATGCGGAGTCCGAGCACGGCATGTTCGGGATGGTAACCGCAGTCATCGTCGGCTGAGACGAGATTTTCATATGACATCCACAACTATTCCCGGGATCCGCCACACTTTCTGGAAACCCGCCAATATGGGCTTCACCGGAATCCTCAAGAGCGTGCTGCGCATTCCGCTCGTCCTCAAAGTACTGGGCGCAAACGCGCTGATCATAGCTGTCGTGCTGGCGCTCGTCGGTGGTGGCCTGTGGGGCGAGAGCCAGGGGCAGCTGGTCGTTGTACTTGCTGCGCTGACCGTAGTGTGCATCGTAAACCTTCTCCTTGTTCGGCTTGCTCTCAGTCCGATCAATCACCTCGAGGAGGTTGCCGACCGCGTGTCGGCCGGGGACTTCGCCGCGCGCGCGCGTCCGTCACTCGTGGCGGATCCGCAGCTCGCCCGTCTGTCCGACACGGTAAACGAGCTGCTCGATTCGCTGGCGGCGGAGCGGCGTCGCATTCAGAAGCTAGGCGTCGAGGTCGTCACGGCCCAGGACACCGAGCGCTCGCGAATAGCGGGTGAGCTTCACGAGTCGATCGCGCAGACCTTGGCCGCGGTACGATTTCAGCTCAGCGCGGCCGACGCAGGGACTTCCGACCCCGCGATGAAGAACAGTCTCGCCACCGCCCGCGGGATGATCGGAAAAGTCATGGAGGAAGTGCGCAACATCTCGCAATCGCTGCATCCGCGAATGGCAGACGATCTCGGGCTCGTCATCGCTCTGGAGGAGCTTGCGCATCAGACCGGTGAGCGAAGCGGTCTCAAGGTGAAGGTTA
This genomic window from Gemmatimonadaceae bacterium contains:
- a CDS encoding lysophospholipid acyltransferase family protein — translated: MRRVISSVLRVILRVFFPRIEISGIDRVPRDGPVMLAVNHPNGLIDPLFLLCLSPRPVSFLAKAPLFEMPVISWFVTALGSIPVYRRQDGGFDPAKNRQTFERARAILASGGVIAIFPEGASHDDPKMRPLKTGAARIALGATSMNSDGEPLTIVPLGIYYTAKRLFRSSALLYFGEPVSVTPAPLKPNGEPPSDAVHAVTERIEQALSDVTLQADEHEALALVARAEEVFSSEDPAAAERLVDKFELRRRFMAGYATLRTNAPERLAAITARITRYETELRETGLDPHTLRPAAARGAHQMGEAVKTVGVLILGLPIALIGAIVNYPAYRMVAFIATGLSRGDEGIVATIKLIAGALLFPLAWIIVALAVGFSFGALAGVGALVLAPISGYVALLVFERLDELRGSARAVAVSQFQRWGYLRLVAERTAIRQEIMQLAADFEA
- a CDS encoding YceI family protein, translating into MIVKFFLVPLLTIAATATFVRAQGTDGLSLELRPGSELSFEGTSTLHGFTCKTTKLQATVQVDGGYSETRLSQLHRPLKTVEIVIPVKSLTCGNKGLEENMRKTLKADRYPDIRYELSTYEIPATSVTDNGLTLKAVGKVTVAGKENTIEMLIKAERLADGSARATATQSLQMTDFGIKPPVFMLGTLRTGNKIVVSFKLVASPRTLASLGFPNQ
- a CDS encoding porin, giving the protein MKRSNTYLVSVALVLAAAIPAAAQELARVAVVTDSPEVMAPAPDTAKTVKAPRFAPPPIEIQYFRPQDRRGLNVFEAPKEEGAPYTGFKLSWGAAFTQQYQSLKHSNAASPKLVTTAGVSTDANKLIEIGSGFNNAVANLYLNAQLARGIRVSLNTNLSSRHHSETWVNDGFLLIDASPFDVNALNTLMKYLTLRVGHFDINYGDAHFRRSANGNAMYNPFVGNYIMDAYTTEIGAEAYLRSNGWLAMAGMTGGEIRGQVTKPKDRSMTYLTKLGWDKQLSSDLRVRVTGSSYAKSKSVSNTLFSGDRAGSRYYSVLENTTSTESAQAWSGAINPGFKSSVHAIVFNPFVKFRGLELFGNVERAKGRAATELTDRTWRQNVGEAVYRFLDQQLYVGGRYNTAKGDLVGMPNDVKVQRYQLGGGWFITPNVLMKGEYVNQKYLDFPSTDIRSGGKFKGLMVEGVVAFFPAWLAA
- a CDS encoding ATP-binding protein; protein product: MGVSDPVADAVLAGIAVISADAIICIDEAQRITFFNEGAERIFGYDREEALGQPIELLIPARYRSTHRDHVRRFGQSTVQARRMGERNEISGLRKSGEEFPAEAAISHLGSGPNRVYSVVLRDITFRRRAEQNQRFLAEAGEVLALSLGTAETVSSAARIAVPTLADAAIVSVFHGGTFHGVAAAHVDAPRAEQLQMLRVESPVDLRGSHPVAEVIRTGKVFSIPNSETAEPRLAAMLGESGPIFSDGAAASALVLPLVARDQLLGVMELYTRRRKLDPDDVVLAEDTSRRAALAIDNARLHEQVTLGLRARDDMIGIVSHDLRNPVNAVKMLTGAILGTERSFPLPLDVIEYSTIIRQASEQMDSLIRDLLDVTRIEAGRLKIETAPTDVSDLLSDAFGTLNPIASAKSISLQFSTERGLPMVSVDRERIRQALSNLIGNSVKFSPPESSIDVRAERRDDHVEVSVIDRGPGMNEEQLSHAFDRFWQSRRTDREGAGLGLTITRGIIEAHGGRIWAVSKVGEGSTFHFTLPTTQERRQLLLQPSVP
- a CDS encoding copper oxidase, giving the protein MTEKSTSIDNIVREISTRRGFLKRAAVTAIAGGAVAACKEGSAQKVARTEGGSSLTPKPAAGPALSAAEMMDNMHEAGVKAFPAKTAGKGNQPLAPRIEKGVKIFELTAEKIQWETAPGQKVEAWAYNGQVPGPQIRVREGDRVRFILHNKLEQSTAVHFHGLELPNDVDGVPFITQPPVKPGQSYTYEFTVPIGNHGSHMYHSHHNAAQQVGLGLLGAFLVDPKNPSKIERADVDYTLILNDGAHGYTCNGKGFPATEPLKVKTGQKLRIRFMNEGMMIHPMHLHGMHMTVIAKDGWAVPAPWKCDTLNVAPGERWDVIVNCKAPGVWAFHCHILPHAESEHGMFGMVTAVIVG
- a CDS encoding histidine kinase, yielding MTSTTIPGIRHTFWKPANMGFTGILKSVLRIPLVLKVLGANALIIAVVLALVGGGLWGESQGQLVVVLAALTVVCIVNLLLVRLALSPINHLEEVADRVSAGDFAARARPSLVADPQLARLSDTVNELLDSLAAERRRIQKLGVEVVTAQDTERSRIAGELHESIAQTLAAVRFQLSAADAGTSDPAMKNSLATARGMIGKVMEEVRNISQSLHPRMADDLGLVIALEELAHQTGERSGLKVKVTANIGQKQVPAAVGATLFRVAQESLKSAEARAADGTAEILLYSSNGAICLEVSDNNQGLDSGDSMVDNSGNGLATIRDRVALTGGVMRIASEQNGGTKVTAELRPTDEN